The Corynebacterium jeddahense genome has a window encoding:
- a CDS encoding glycosyltransferase family 4 protein: protein MRRNTLRILLITQYWAPENGVPQRRWAWLTRVLENAGHEVIVVAPPPHYLRNVGVKEWCAQKGYRSRIELRDGQPGRVIVRSGYVPGGSSITKKVLNQLAVAAGGLYVIFRRRGALADFEPEIVIGTVPALPTALVTAVSAWRFKAPYIIDLRDAWPELLTVSDRWNASTGRPSLRQRLLTKGPLQVAIKATDVWLDRILQHSAAVISTSSYLADDLQRRTSQGRRTYTVRNVFPPETLISKHVDVSGSSDQLNVLYAGTLGRAQNLFNALLAAQEAERLGVRVHLRFVGAGAAKQELMQSADRLGIDAVFEQRRGADLLEECYEWADTALVHLTDWAPLANAVPSKTYELMDQGLHISGVVAGETADIISTLQAGDVVEPENPQALAQLWVDLARDRSRLQVPRKGAEWVHQQRESAAPATLLECVEWVYWVHSRRN, encoded by the coding sequence TTGAGGAGGAACACTCTGCGAATCCTTCTCATTACCCAGTACTGGGCCCCCGAAAACGGTGTTCCCCAGCGGCGTTGGGCATGGCTGACTAGGGTACTGGAAAACGCGGGGCACGAGGTCATCGTCGTTGCCCCGCCGCCGCACTACCTCCGCAACGTGGGCGTGAAGGAGTGGTGTGCGCAAAAGGGCTACCGTTCACGCATTGAGCTGCGAGATGGGCAGCCAGGACGGGTTATTGTGCGGTCTGGGTATGTGCCCGGGGGTTCGTCGATAACCAAAAAGGTGCTTAATCAGCTCGCCGTGGCCGCGGGCGGTCTGTATGTTATTTTTCGACGGAGGGGCGCACTCGCGGACTTTGAGCCCGAAATCGTGATAGGTACGGTGCCGGCTTTGCCAACTGCTCTGGTTACCGCCGTGTCTGCGTGGAGATTCAAGGCTCCGTACATCATCGACTTGCGGGACGCGTGGCCCGAGCTACTCACCGTTTCAGACCGGTGGAATGCCTCCACGGGACGGCCGTCTCTGCGGCAGCGGCTGCTAACCAAAGGGCCTCTGCAGGTGGCCATCAAGGCAACCGATGTCTGGCTAGATCGAATTCTGCAGCACTCAGCAGCCGTTATTTCCACATCGAGCTACCTCGCGGATGACTTGCAACGGCGTACCTCTCAGGGCCGCCGGACCTATACGGTCAGAAACGTGTTTCCGCCCGAAACACTGATATCAAAGCATGTCGATGTTTCCGGCTCCTCGGACCAACTCAATGTGCTCTACGCGGGCACACTGGGTCGCGCCCAGAACCTGTTCAACGCGCTGCTGGCTGCGCAGGAGGCAGAACGCCTCGGCGTGCGAGTGCATCTCCGGTTTGTGGGTGCCGGTGCGGCGAAGCAGGAGTTGATGCAGTCCGCGGATCGGCTCGGAATAGACGCGGTGTTTGAGCAGCGTCGCGGCGCCGATCTCCTCGAGGAGTGCTATGAGTGGGCCGATACTGCATTGGTTCACCTGACGGACTGGGCCCCATTGGCCAATGCGGTGCCGTCGAAGACGTACGAGCTCATGGATCAGGGGCTGCACATCTCGGGCGTTGTGGCGGGAGAGACCGCGGATATCATTTCAACCCTCCAGGCTGGCGATGTGGTTGAGCCGGAGAATCCGCAGGCGCTCGCGCAATTGTGGGTCGACCTTGCGCGCGATCGCTCGCGGCTGCAGGTGCCCAGAAAAGGGGCTGAGTGGGTGCACCAGCAACGGGAGAGCGCCGCGCCTGCAACGTTGCTGGAATGCGTGGAGTGGGTCTACTGGGTCCACTCGCGCCGAAACTGA